The nucleotide sequence CACCGAGCGGTCCGGGGGAGCAGCCCGGCGGGGGTGAGCAGAGCAGAGCCGCGGAGCTGACCGTCACGGTCGACGTGAACGTCCCCGTGGACCTGCTCTGGGAGGTCGTCTCCGATCTCGAGGGGCAGTCCGACTGGATGCTCGCCACCACCGTCGAGGTCGTCGCCGGGGACGGCCGATCGGTCGGCACCGAGCTGCGCGCGGTCACCGGATACGGCCCGCTGGGCGTCGCCGACACGATGCGCGTCAGCGAGTGGACGGAGCCGGCACCCGGTGAGCGGGGTGTCCGGCGGATCGTCGTCACCCACACCGGCAGGCTGATCCGCGGCGACGGCGTGTTCGCCGTCGAGGAGCTCGGCCCGCGCCGCAGCCGCTTCCTCTGGACCGAGCTGCTCGATCTGCCCCTGGGCGTGCTCGGCCGGGCCGGCTGGCCGGTGGTGCGCCCGGCGCTGCGGGCCGGCGTCGCCCGGTCGTTGCGCACGATGGCCGAGCGCACCGAGGACCGCTACCGGGCGGGCCGGTGACCGCCCCGGACGGCCGCGGCCGTTGCGACTGGGCGACCTCCGCACCCGACTACGTCGCCTATCACGACGACGAGTGGGGCAGGCCGGTGCACGGCACCGCGGCCTGGTTCGAGCGGATGACGCTGGAGGGCTTCCAGTCGGGCCTGTCCTGGATCGTGATCCT is from Pseudonocardia autotrophica and encodes:
- a CDS encoding SRPBCC family protein; the encoded protein is MTGTDRNREQSMDGQGAVAGGGGEQSSGSAPSGPGEQPGGGEQSRAAELTVTVDVNVPVDLLWEVVSDLEGQSDWMLATTVEVVAGDGRSVGTELRAVTGYGPLGVADTMRVSEWTEPAPGERGVRRIVVTHTGRLIRGDGVFAVEELGPRRSRFLWTELLDLPLGVLGRAGWPVVRPALRAGVARSLRTMAERTEDRYRAGR